A part of Candidatus Binatia bacterium genomic DNA contains:
- the pstS gene encoding phosphate ABC transporter substrate-binding protein PstS: MRSFVRWLTTAAVAVAMTLPAAAATQLTGAGSSFDYPFFSKAFYIYNEKNPNVTINYQSIGSGGGIQQFTAKNVDFGATDVPMNAEELARAAQPVLQVPVALGGAAIAYNLPGVTQAIKLTRQAIADIYLGKVLKWNDPEIAKLNKGVSLPDTSIIVVHRSDGSGTSYIFTDFLSHVSPEWKSKVGTGKSVQWPAPSSVGAKGNEGVAGQIRSTPGAIGYVELAYVIENHMSAATLQNRAGNWVACSADNVAAAAATKPAVNATNFSIVDALGAKSYPISGYSWVVLYKKPADSSRAKILYDVFAWLVGPQGQSYAKSIDYVPLPVNVQNAASATLRQMQR, encoded by the coding sequence GTGAGATCGTTCGTTCGCTGGTTGACAACGGCCGCCGTTGCGGTCGCCATGACCCTGCCGGCCGCCGCGGCGACGCAGCTGACGGGGGCGGGATCGAGCTTCGACTACCCGTTCTTTTCCAAAGCCTTCTACATCTATAACGAGAAGAACCCGAACGTTACGATCAACTACCAGTCGATCGGCAGCGGCGGCGGCATCCAGCAGTTCACGGCCAAGAACGTCGATTTCGGGGCGACCGACGTGCCGATGAACGCCGAAGAGCTGGCGCGAGCCGCCCAGCCGGTGCTCCAGGTTCCGGTCGCCCTCGGCGGCGCGGCCATCGCCTATAACCTGCCGGGAGTCACGCAGGCGATCAAGCTGACGCGCCAAGCGATCGCCGACATCTATCTCGGCAAGGTGCTCAAGTGGAACGATCCCGAGATCGCCAAGCTGAACAAGGGAGTGAGCCTCCCCGACACCTCGATCATCGTCGTCCATCGCTCCGACGGATCGGGCACGAGTTACATCTTCACCGATTTCCTCAGCCACGTCTCGCCGGAGTGGAAGAGCAAGGTCGGCACCGGCAAGAGCGTCCAATGGCCCGCGCCGAGCTCGGTCGGCGCGAAAGGCAACGAAGGCGTCGCCGGACAGATCCGCAGCACGCCGGGCGCCATCGGATACGTCGAGTTAGCCTACGTCATCGAGAATCACATGAGCGCCGCGACGCTGCAGAATCGGGCCGGCAACTGGGTGGCCTGCTCCGCCGATAACGTCGCCGCGGCCGCCGCGACCAAGCCCGCGGTGAACGCGACGAACTTCTCGATCGTCGACGCGCTCGGCGCGAAATCGTATCCGATCTCCGGATACTCGTGGGTCGTCCTCTACAAGAAGCCGGCCGATTCGTCGCGCGCCAAGATTCTCTACGACGTCTTCGCATGGCTCGTCGGCCCGCAGGGACAATCCTACGCGAAGTCCATTGACTACGTGCCGTTGCCGGTGAACGTGCAGAACGCCGCATCGGCGACGCTCAGACAGATGCAGCGTTAG
- the pstC gene encoding phosphate ABC transporter permease subunit PstC: MDRGFAAIVYGGSFLFALLIVGLFVELVLGSWPSIVAFGPSFIWKSSWDPITSKFGALPMIYGTVVTSFIGIALAGFVGIMAAVFLADFAPRWLAAPLSFLIELLAAVPSVVYGLWGLFVLSPFVRTAIGPLLQKVLGWTPLFSGPIYGVGLLTAGIILALMIVPTVTAISRDVIAAIPRDLREASMALGSTKWEMATRVVLPAAKVGIFGACILALGRALGETIAVTMVIGNRPEISASLFAPSYTLASVIANEFTEATTSIYISALIELGLILFVVSVIVNALARLMIWSVRGST, from the coding sequence GTGGACCGCGGCTTCGCCGCGATCGTCTACGGCGGCAGCTTCCTCTTCGCGCTGCTGATCGTCGGACTCTTCGTCGAGTTGGTGCTCGGCTCGTGGCCTTCGATCGTCGCGTTTGGCCCGTCGTTCATTTGGAAGAGCTCGTGGGATCCGATCACGAGCAAGTTCGGCGCGCTGCCGATGATCTACGGCACCGTCGTAACGTCGTTCATCGGGATCGCGCTCGCGGGGTTCGTCGGGATCATGGCGGCGGTCTTTCTTGCCGACTTCGCTCCGAGATGGCTCGCGGCGCCGCTCTCGTTTCTCATCGAGTTACTCGCCGCAGTCCCGAGCGTCGTCTACGGCCTCTGGGGGCTGTTCGTGCTCTCACCGTTCGTCCGGACGGCGATCGGACCGTTGCTGCAAAAGGTCCTCGGCTGGACGCCGCTCTTCTCGGGACCGATTTACGGCGTCGGGCTGCTCACGGCCGGAATCATCCTCGCGCTGATGATCGTTCCGACGGTCACGGCGATCTCGCGCGACGTCATCGCGGCGATCCCGCGCGACCTGCGCGAGGCTTCCATGGCGTTGGGCTCGACGAAATGGGAGATGGCGACGCGCGTCGTGCTTCCCGCGGCGAAGGTCGGCATCTTCGGCGCTTGCATCCTGGCGCTCGGGCGCGCGCTCGGCGAGACGATCGCCGTGACGATGGTGATCGGGAACCGCCCGGAAATCTCCGCCTCGCTCTTCGCCCCGTCGTACACGCTGGCGAGCGTGATCGCCAACGAGTTCACCGAGGCGACGACGAGCATCTACATCAGTGCGCTCATCGAGCTTGGCTTGATTCTCTTCGTCGTGAGCGTCATCGTTAACGCGCTGGCGCGCCTCATGATTTGGAGCGTGCGAGGCTCGACGTGA